The Leptospira licerasiae serovar Varillal str. VAR 010 genome includes a window with the following:
- a CDS encoding FYDLN acid domain-containing protein — protein MATAKKTAKKKAAPKSKPPVKKSAPKKKTPPAKKKEVASTSKPAGTKKSSASKSSLNPLGKKFTCHTCGTKFYDLNKEVKICPKCGADQSKRPPSKSRVRPRVEEEEFPEENLDYDAEVGFEEEEGIVEEPLEEEEDEEEEEE, from the coding sequence AAAAGCTGCACCGAAGTCCAAACCTCCGGTGAAAAAAAGCGCTCCTAAGAAAAAAACTCCTCCGGCAAAAAAGAAGGAAGTTGCTAGCACAAGCAAACCTGCAGGGACTAAAAAGTCTTCTGCATCTAAATCTTCCCTCAATCCTCTGGGCAAAAAATTCACCTGTCATACTTGTGGAACCAAATTCTACGATCTAAACAAAGAAGTAAAAATCTGCCCTAAATGCGGAGCCGATCAAAGTAAACGTCCTCCTTCCAAATCCAGGGTCCGTCCTAGAGTGGAAGAAGAAGAGTTTCCAGAAGAAAACCTCGACTACGATGCAGAAGTAGGCTTCGAAGAAGAAGAAGGTATTGTGGAAGAACCTCTTGAAGAGGAAGAAGACGAGGAAGAGGAGGAGGAATAA